One stretch of Alcaligenes faecalis DNA includes these proteins:
- a CDS encoding winged helix-turn-helix domain-containing protein, translated as MLLFDNGDLIQKLIDDLALWGIPVQVLQAHSAVSFAQDEQAEAGELIMMHSPNEDLLSDVGRLRAQSAAMGLVVLRFDGTLTPEHGSLLLLAGADICFDERTHSMEVLASIQALRRRELALRAKYSDGKDKAFSAAHSEIRVNGDSQEPLFGWDLLEDGWRLMTPQRHAITLTGAERRVLRVLLAESPEPVAREKLFSDKEGDQPPSRYIDVVISRLKRKVAQHGERLPIRSVWGVGYVFSAH; from the coding sequence GTGCTGTTGTTCGATAACGGCGATCTGATACAAAAGCTGATCGATGATTTGGCCCTGTGGGGAATACCTGTGCAAGTGCTGCAAGCACATAGCGCGGTGTCATTCGCACAAGACGAACAGGCCGAGGCGGGTGAGCTGATCATGATGCATTCCCCGAATGAGGATCTGCTCAGTGATGTGGGGCGCTTGCGGGCGCAGTCAGCGGCAATGGGCCTGGTGGTCTTGCGCTTTGATGGAACGCTCACGCCCGAACATGGCAGTCTCTTGCTGCTGGCTGGCGCAGATATCTGTTTTGACGAACGAACTCATAGCATGGAAGTGCTGGCCAGTATTCAGGCCCTGCGCAGGCGGGAGCTGGCGCTGCGAGCCAAGTATTCGGATGGAAAGGACAAGGCTTTCTCGGCTGCTCACTCGGAGATCCGAGTTAATGGAGACAGTCAGGAGCCCTTGTTTGGTTGGGATTTGCTGGAAGACGGTTGGCGTTTGATGACGCCGCAGCGACATGCCATCACCCTGACGGGGGCGGAGCGACGTGTATTGCGTGTTCTGCTGGCCGAGAGTCCTGAACCCGTTGCCCGCGAAAAGCTGTTTAGCGATAAGGAAGGGGATCAACCGCCCAGTCGCTACATTGATGTGGTGATTAGCCGTTTGAAACGCAAGGTGGCACAGCACGGCGAGCGTTTGCCCATTCGTTCTGTGTGGGGCGTGGGTTATGTGTTTTCAGCCCATTAG
- a CDS encoding SUF system Fe-S cluster assembly regulator has translation MLRISKIIDYGTLVLTHMAGDPDRVFSASDLAAILGLGQPTVSKVLKLLGQHELVISSRGARGGYVLGRPAKQISVAQIIDALEDQPFGLTECVATPGACSVESDCHIRSNWQRINDIVRRTLEEVSVADMIRVPVNEFPLTHKPGPELKNRNKANTSNVELTE, from the coding sequence ATGCTGCGAATCAGTAAAATCATTGATTACGGCACTTTGGTGCTGACACACATGGCTGGCGATCCAGACCGTGTGTTCAGTGCGTCTGACTTGGCTGCCATCCTGGGTTTGGGCCAACCAACTGTCAGCAAGGTGCTTAAACTGCTGGGCCAGCACGAGCTGGTGATCAGTAGCCGAGGCGCACGCGGAGGGTATGTGTTGGGCCGCCCCGCCAAACAGATAAGTGTAGCGCAGATTATTGATGCACTGGAAGATCAACCCTTTGGTTTGACTGAATGTGTAGCGACTCCTGGAGCCTGTTCCGTGGAGTCAGATTGCCATATACGCAGCAATTGGCAGCGTATCAACGATATTGTCCGGCGCACCCTGGAAGAGGTCAGTGTTGCAGACATGATACGCGTGCCCGTTAACGAATTTCCCCTGACACACAAGCCGGGTCCCGAATTGAAAAACAGAAACAAGGCGAACACCTCCAACGTGGAGTTAACCGAATGA
- the sufU gene encoding Fe-S cluster assembly sulfur transfer protein SufU yields the protein MSQDFNGLRELYQEVIFDHNRSPRNFEVIENASHFANGHNPLCGDQLAVYAVVEDGIVQKVSFVGHGCAISKASASLMTEAVKGLSLAEFESLFQDMHAMLTEAHPDRDLGKLEVLSGVREFPARVKCATLAWHTLHNAINQAKETAQTE from the coding sequence ATGAGCCAGGATTTCAACGGGCTGCGCGAGCTCTACCAAGAGGTCATTTTTGACCACAACCGTAGCCCGCGTAACTTTGAAGTAATAGAAAACGCCAGCCATTTTGCCAATGGCCACAACCCTCTGTGCGGGGATCAACTGGCTGTGTACGCCGTAGTTGAAGACGGTATTGTGCAGAAAGTCAGCTTTGTGGGGCATGGCTGCGCTATTTCCAAAGCGTCGGCATCCTTGATGACCGAAGCCGTGAAGGGCCTGAGTCTGGCCGAGTTTGAGTCTCTCTTTCAAGATATGCACGCCATGCTGACAGAGGCCCATCCCGATCGAGATCTGGGCAAGCTGGAAGTGTTATCTGGTGTGCGTGAATTCCCCGCACGGGTTAAATGTGCCACTCTGGCCTGGCATACCCTGCACAACGCCATCAATCAGGCCAAAGAAACCGCGCAAACCGAATAA
- the sufB gene encoding Fe-S cluster assembly protein SufB: MSTVNEHLDTFLDRDYEAGFVTDIESETIPKGLNEDVIRFLSAKKREPEFMLEWRLAAYRQWLTMKYPKWSIVEYPPIDFQDISYYSAPKSKADGPKSLDEVDPELLRTYEKLGVPLHERARLAGVAVDAVFDSVSVATTFRKELEEVGVIFCSFSEAVREYPELVKKYLGTVVPPSDNFYAALNSAVFSDGSFVFIPKGVRCPMELSTYFRINARDTGQFERTLIIAEEGASVSYLEGCTAPMRDENQLHAAVVELVALDDAKIKYSTVQNWYPGDKDGVGGIYNFVTKRGECRGARSHISWTQVETGSAITWKYPSVVLRGDDSQGEFYSVALSNHRQQADTGTKMIHMGRNTRSTIISKGISAGQGINTYRGLVRITPKAENARNYTQCDSLLIGKRCAAHTFPTMEVQNPSASVEHEATASRIGEDQLFYAMQRGLTAEDAVSMIVNGFCKEVIKELPMEFAVEAQNLLGVSLEGSVG, encoded by the coding sequence ATGAGTACCGTCAACGAACATCTGGACACCTTCCTCGATCGTGATTACGAGGCAGGCTTTGTCACCGACATCGAGTCTGAAACCATACCGAAAGGTCTGAACGAAGACGTCATCCGTTTCCTGTCCGCGAAAAAACGCGAACCGGAGTTCATGCTGGAATGGCGCCTGGCTGCTTACCGCCAGTGGCTGACCATGAAATATCCCAAGTGGTCGATTGTGGAATATCCACCCATCGACTTCCAGGACATCAGCTACTACTCCGCGCCCAAGAGCAAGGCCGACGGCCCCAAGAGCCTGGACGAAGTGGATCCCGAATTGCTGCGCACCTATGAAAAACTGGGTGTGCCCTTGCACGAACGCGCTCGTCTGGCCGGTGTGGCCGTTGACGCCGTGTTTGACTCGGTCTCGGTGGCTACCACCTTCCGCAAAGAGCTGGAAGAAGTGGGCGTGATCTTCTGTTCCTTTTCCGAAGCGGTGCGTGAATACCCGGAACTGGTCAAAAAGTACCTGGGTACGGTTGTCCCTCCTAGCGACAACTTCTACGCCGCACTGAACTCGGCCGTGTTCTCCGATGGCTCCTTTGTGTTCATCCCCAAAGGCGTACGCTGCCCGATGGAGCTGTCCACGTACTTCCGTATCAATGCCCGCGACACCGGCCAGTTCGAGCGCACCTTGATCATTGCGGAAGAAGGCGCTTCGGTCAGTTACCTGGAAGGCTGTACGGCGCCGATGCGCGATGAAAACCAATTGCACGCAGCGGTCGTGGAACTGGTCGCGTTGGACGACGCCAAGATCAAGTACTCCACCGTACAAAACTGGTACCCCGGTGACAAGGACGGTGTAGGCGGTATTTACAACTTCGTCACCAAGCGTGGCGAATGCCGTGGTGCACGTTCGCACATCTCCTGGACGCAGGTTGAAACCGGCTCGGCCATCACCTGGAAATACCCCAGCGTGGTGCTGCGCGGCGATGACTCCCAAGGCGAGTTCTACTCGGTCGCCCTGAGCAACCACCGCCAGCAGGCCGATACCGGCACCAAGATGATTCATATGGGTCGCAATACCCGCAGCACGATTATCTCCAAGGGGATTTCGGCGGGCCAGGGTATCAATACCTATCGCGGCCTGGTTCGTATTACCCCCAAGGCAGAAAACGCCCGCAATTACACCCAGTGTGACTCGCTGCTGATTGGCAAGCGCTGCGCTGCACACACATTCCCGACGATGGAAGTGCAGAACCCCAGCGCCAGTGTGGAACACGAAGCAACCGCTTCGCGCATTGGCGAGGACCAGCTCTTTTATGCCATGCAGCGCGGTCTGACTGCCGAAGATGCCGTCTCCATGATCGTGAACGGCTTTTGTAAAGAAGTGATTAAAGAATTGCCCATGGAGTTTGCGGTCGAAGCACAGAATTTGCTCGGCGTCAGCTTGGAAGGCAGTGTAGGTTAA
- a CDS encoding helix-turn-helix domain-containing protein — protein MENEFKDFSDRINLAIARAGGAKNLADKMGMSTSVLRSWRSGNSDPSRSSLVKMAQATNLSVSWLASGEGNPSPSEPSSALVDLDILEEIIAKTQQLFQGQSVNLKPEAEARIIRLVYEFYLRQGQQMDEASLNNLIELASFR, from the coding sequence ATGGAAAATGAATTTAAAGACTTCTCGGACCGGATAAATCTAGCCATCGCCCGTGCAGGCGGAGCCAAGAACTTGGCGGACAAAATGGGAATGTCCACTTCTGTACTGCGCAGCTGGCGCTCAGGGAACTCCGACCCATCCCGCTCCAGCCTGGTCAAAATGGCTCAGGCCACCAATCTGTCTGTCAGTTGGCTGGCCTCGGGAGAAGGCAACCCTTCCCCTTCCGAACCCTCTTCAGCCTTGGTTGATCTAGATATCCTGGAAGAAATCATTGCCAAGACTCAACAACTATTCCAAGGTCAAAGCGTGAACCTGAAACCAGAAGCCGAGGCACGCATCATCCGCCTGGTCTATGAGTTCTACTTACGCCAAGGGCAACAAATGGATGAAGCCAGTTTGAATAATCTGATTGAACTGGCTTCATTTCGATAA
- the sufT gene encoding putative Fe-S cluster assembly protein SufT: MSYFERHDVLVSRDCPAVSIPYGAPVTIEAGCTATITQKLGGSYTVMVEGNLYRIEGVDADALGFESQDKPEVFVPELPLSEKTIEDAAWIVLSSVYDPEIPVDIVNLGLVYACHVNQTGPEAFSITMEMTLTAPGCGMGTMIADEARYKLETIQGVEKAVVDLVWDPPWSRERMSESARLQLGML, translated from the coding sequence ATGAGCTACTTTGAACGACATGATGTGCTGGTCAGCCGAGATTGTCCGGCTGTCAGTATCCCTTACGGTGCTCCCGTTACGATCGAGGCGGGTTGTACAGCAACGATTACCCAGAAGCTGGGTGGCAGCTATACCGTGATGGTAGAGGGCAACCTGTACCGGATTGAAGGTGTCGATGCCGATGCGCTGGGTTTTGAGTCCCAGGACAAGCCCGAGGTCTTTGTACCCGAGCTGCCCCTGAGCGAAAAAACCATTGAAGACGCTGCCTGGATTGTGCTCTCCAGCGTTTACGACCCGGAAATTCCGGTGGATATCGTTAACCTGGGCCTGGTGTACGCCTGTCACGTGAACCAGACTGGGCCGGAAGCTTTCTCCATCACCATGGAAATGACGCTGACGGCTCCTGGTTGCGGTATGGGCACCATGATTGCCGATGAGGCCCGCTACAAGCTGGAGACGATCCAGGGCGTGGAGAAGGCCGTTGTGGACCTGGTTTGGGATCCGCCATGGAGCCGGGAACGCATGAGTGAATCAGCCCGCTTGCAACTAGGGATGCTGTAA
- a CDS encoding cysteine desulfurase, which translates to MNAPMPVTAAGLLNHREDFPILARPIRGQRLSYLDNGATTQKPRSVIEAEARFYEQSNANIHRGVHWLSQHATELYDQARSTVRAFLNAARDEEIVFTRGTTESINLVAYSWGMDNLKAGDEILLTGLEHHSNIVPWQLVAQRTGAVIRVVPVLDNGELDQEAFKQLLNEKTRLLGLVHVSNALGTINPVAEMIRQAHAVGAKVLVDGAQSVPHGVVDVQALDADFYTFSAHKLYGPTGMGALYVRYEILDSMSPWMGGGDMITTVSFEQSNYAPVPQRFEAGTPNIAGAITMAAAIDYVMGIGMQRVADHEALLLDYATEALLAMPGIRIIGTAAHKAGIVSFLVDGIHPHDLGTILDMDGVAVRAGHHCAMPLMTRFGIPGTARASFALYNDYADIDALLGSLRKAQKLFGVG; encoded by the coding sequence ATGAATGCGCCTATGCCCGTAACTGCTGCTGGTTTGCTGAATCATCGCGAGGATTTTCCTATCCTGGCTCGCCCCATCCGGGGCCAACGCCTGTCCTATCTGGACAACGGGGCGACGACGCAAAAGCCGCGCTCGGTCATTGAAGCCGAGGCGCGATTCTATGAGCAGTCCAATGCCAACATCCACCGTGGTGTGCATTGGCTGTCTCAGCATGCTACTGAGCTGTACGATCAGGCCAGAAGTACAGTGCGGGCATTTCTGAATGCCGCGCGCGATGAAGAAATTGTATTTACGCGTGGCACCACAGAATCCATCAACCTGGTGGCCTATAGCTGGGGCATGGACAACCTGAAGGCAGGGGATGAAATCCTGCTGACAGGTCTGGAGCATCACTCCAACATCGTACCTTGGCAGCTTGTGGCTCAACGCACGGGCGCGGTCATCCGCGTGGTGCCTGTGCTGGACAATGGCGAGCTGGATCAGGAAGCGTTCAAGCAGCTGCTTAACGAGAAAACTCGTTTGCTGGGCTTGGTCCATGTATCCAATGCCCTGGGCACGATCAACCCCGTTGCTGAAATGATCCGTCAGGCTCATGCCGTCGGCGCCAAGGTGCTGGTAGACGGGGCCCAATCCGTTCCCCACGGTGTGGTGGACGTGCAGGCTCTGGATGCTGACTTCTACACCTTCTCGGCGCACAAGCTGTACGGCCCCACAGGTATGGGTGCCTTGTACGTGCGTTACGAGATTCTGGACAGCATGTCGCCCTGGATGGGCGGCGGGGACATGATCACCACGGTCAGTTTCGAGCAAAGCAATTACGCGCCCGTGCCACAGCGTTTTGAGGCTGGTACGCCCAATATCGCCGGTGCCATTACCATGGCTGCCGCCATCGATTATGTGATGGGCATAGGCATGCAGCGTGTTGCTGATCACGAAGCGTTGCTGCTGGATTACGCCACTGAAGCCTTGCTGGCCATGCCTGGCATTCGCATTATCGGTACGGCCGCACATAAGGCGGGCATTGTGTCCTTCCTGGTCGATGGCATTCACCCGCACGATCTGGGGACCATTCTGGACATGGACGGCGTTGCCGTGCGTGCCGGTCACCACTGTGCCATGCCCTTGATGACGCGCTTTGGCATTCCCGGTACGGCTCGTGCCTCCTTTGCCTTGTACAACGATTATGCTGATATTGACGCTTTGCTGGGCAGCCTGCGCAAAGCTCAAAAACTATTTGGAGTTGGCTAA
- the sufC gene encoding Fe-S cluster assembly ATPase SufC has translation MLTIKDLRASVEDKPILKGLNLEIKPGEVHAIMGPNGSGKSTLSQVLAGREDYTVEGGSVDWLGQDLLEMKIEDRARSGLFLAFQYPIEIPGVSNAYFLRASVNAVRRHQGLPELDAMDFLKRVKEEMKIVGMREEFLYRSVNEGFSGGEKKRNEVLQMSLLEPKLAILDETDSGLDIDALRVVADGVNRLRSPERSLLVITHYQRLLDYIVPDFVHVLAGGKIIRSGGRELALELEERGYGWVLEQAAAEQKAKGAAV, from the coding sequence ATGCTGACGATTAAAGATTTGCGCGCTTCGGTTGAAGATAAACCTATCCTTAAAGGCCTGAACCTGGAAATCAAACCCGGTGAAGTTCACGCCATCATGGGCCCGAACGGCTCGGGCAAGAGCACTTTGTCCCAGGTTCTGGCTGGTCGTGAAGACTACACCGTGGAAGGTGGTTCGGTTGATTGGCTGGGTCAAGACCTGCTGGAAATGAAGATTGAAGACCGCGCCCGTTCCGGTCTGTTCCTGGCATTCCAGTACCCCATCGAAATTCCCGGTGTGTCCAACGCCTACTTCCTGCGTGCTTCCGTGAACGCCGTGCGTCGTCATCAGGGCTTGCCCGAGCTGGACGCCATGGACTTCCTCAAGCGCGTGAAAGAGGAAATGAAGATTGTTGGAATGCGCGAAGAGTTTTTGTACCGCTCTGTGAACGAAGGTTTTTCCGGCGGCGAAAAGAAACGCAACGAAGTTCTGCAAATGAGCCTGTTGGAGCCCAAGCTGGCCATTCTGGACGAAACCGACTCCGGTCTGGATATTGACGCTTTGCGTGTGGTTGCCGACGGCGTGAACCGTCTGCGTTCCCCCGAGCGTTCCTTGCTGGTGATCACTCACTACCAACGTCTGCTGGACTACATCGTGCCTGACTTTGTGCACGTATTGGCCGGTGGCAAGATCATTCGTTCCGGTGGCCGTGAATTGGCTCTGGAACTGGAAGAACGTGGCTACGGCTGGGTGCTGGAACAAGCAGCCGCCGAACAAAAAGCCAAGGGAGCTGCGGTATGA
- a CDS encoding TolC family protein — protein sequence MLERLQENAVLEQADHDGPLSIQYVVDRVLARHPGRESAMGYEASAREMIDVAKAHYYPQVSGGVSSSYEKYRSGRYDEKALQSLDLNVQQLLYDFGKTANSVKKAEFGDLKAQARTDLVVEQLVREASNSVLEAVRYQGFLNLAQAHVQEVEQLTRLVEQRHEKGASNLSDVLQARSRLDSVQALVLNVDAEYRKWLQEIALLAQLPDVSAVSLAQFPPELNQSCTISRINWERIPEVVMVDMAAEEAVADVDLASSEEWPTLSLQANASRALNATPLYGSRVETGIRLNFSMPFYQGGGLSARKRAASGALRAASAEKSQVRLQVEQRLADQVNRYQGLERRKTLLANRVVNISGTKDLYRKQYLDLGTRSLVDLLNAEQEYHQARVEVLNSELDLKASQIECAYSQGLLSAGFNVPALN from the coding sequence ATGCTTGAGCGGCTTCAGGAAAATGCCGTTCTGGAGCAAGCCGATCATGACGGACCCTTAAGCATTCAGTACGTTGTGGATCGCGTCCTTGCGCGTCACCCTGGGCGAGAAAGTGCCATGGGTTACGAAGCAAGCGCACGGGAGATGATCGATGTTGCCAAGGCGCATTACTACCCGCAAGTCAGCGGAGGTGTTTCAAGTAGCTATGAAAAGTACCGTTCCGGTCGCTATGACGAAAAGGCTCTGCAAAGCCTGGACTTGAACGTGCAGCAACTGCTGTACGACTTCGGCAAAACCGCCAATTCCGTCAAAAAAGCCGAGTTCGGGGATCTGAAAGCCCAGGCCAGAACTGATCTGGTTGTGGAGCAACTGGTTCGCGAAGCGTCCAACTCGGTGCTGGAAGCGGTGCGTTATCAGGGTTTTCTGAATCTGGCCCAAGCACACGTTCAGGAAGTGGAGCAGCTAACCCGTTTGGTCGAGCAGCGCCACGAGAAAGGCGCCAGCAACTTGTCCGACGTTTTGCAAGCGCGTTCCCGCCTGGATTCCGTTCAGGCGCTGGTATTGAACGTTGATGCGGAGTATCGCAAATGGTTGCAGGAAATTGCACTACTTGCACAACTTCCTGACGTTAGCGCCGTGTCCTTGGCGCAGTTCCCACCTGAACTGAATCAAAGCTGCACGATCTCCCGCATCAATTGGGAGCGCATTCCTGAAGTGGTGATGGTTGATATGGCGGCCGAAGAAGCGGTGGCTGATGTTGATCTGGCCAGCTCAGAAGAATGGCCAACCCTCTCTTTGCAAGCTAATGCCTCCCGTGCTCTGAATGCGACCCCGCTTTATGGCAGCCGTGTCGAGACGGGCATACGCCTGAATTTCTCCATGCCCTTTTATCAAGGGGGCGGCCTGTCGGCGCGTAAACGCGCAGCCTCGGGCGCCTTGCGCGCTGCCAGCGCTGAAAAGTCTCAAGTCCGCTTGCAGGTGGAGCAGCGCCTGGCGGACCAGGTCAATCGTTATCAAGGGCTGGAGCGTCGCAAGACGCTGCTGGCCAATCGTGTCGTGAACATTAGCGGCACGAAAGATTTGTACAGAAAACAGTATTTGGATTTAGGAACGCGTTCACTGGTCGACTTATTGAATGCCGAACAGGAATACCACCAGGCCCGTGTCGAGGTGTTGAACAGTGAGTTGGATTTGAAAGCTTCGCAGATTGAGTGCGCTTACTCCCAGGGATTGTTGAGCGCTGGATTCAATGTGCCTGCCTTGAATTAA
- the sufD gene encoding Fe-S cluster assembly protein SufD produces the protein MSLPDWVNSFAAQAAQAPGAGLPWLSAMRQRALDRFAQEGWPNTRIEAWHHTSLALLEQQSFAPQKSASAAELVASVRQQEDGYFLVFVDGHYDAALSHLNELPAGVRLASLSACLEQDADWLQQAYGDESRGASTAALNLALAQDGAALHIAAGKHLEQPVHLVFVRTQGGSASFTRNLISLESGASATVVEHYVGQEGTDASLSSVVTRLNVAPDANLTHMKLQQEALQDFHLAAIDVQQGRGSVFNSHSLSFGARIARNDIATVFNGERCETLFNGLYFVDGRRHVDHNTVIDHAQPNCQSREFYRGILADTARGVFSGRVLVGKGADGTDSVQRSDSLLLSKMARADSRPELEIYADDVKCAHGATVGQLDADSLFYLRSRGMTMEDARNMLIYAFAAQSLERIASESLRSRATVGINALLPGGLALGDLA, from the coding sequence ATGAGTCTGCCAGATTGGGTCAACAGCTTTGCCGCTCAGGCTGCACAAGCACCTGGGGCCGGTCTGCCATGGCTAAGCGCTATGCGTCAGCGCGCGCTGGATCGTTTCGCACAAGAAGGCTGGCCAAACACGCGTATTGAAGCCTGGCATCACACCTCTTTGGCTTTGCTGGAACAACAAAGCTTTGCGCCTCAGAAGTCGGCTTCGGCTGCGGAACTGGTGGCATCGGTGCGCCAGCAAGAAGACGGGTACTTCCTGGTCTTTGTGGATGGTCACTACGATGCGGCCTTGTCGCACCTGAATGAATTGCCAGCGGGCGTGCGTTTGGCCTCGCTCAGTGCCTGTCTGGAACAGGATGCAGATTGGTTGCAGCAGGCTTATGGGGACGAGTCCCGGGGCGCTTCGACCGCTGCCCTGAACCTGGCTTTGGCTCAGGATGGCGCTGCCTTGCATATCGCTGCTGGCAAGCACCTGGAACAGCCTGTTCATCTGGTTTTTGTACGCACTCAAGGCGGCAGCGCCAGCTTCACGCGTAACCTGATTTCTCTGGAGTCCGGTGCCAGCGCAACCGTGGTTGAACACTATGTAGGTCAGGAAGGAACGGATGCTTCCTTGAGCAGCGTCGTGACTCGTCTGAACGTGGCGCCTGATGCCAACCTGACGCACATGAAGTTGCAGCAGGAAGCGCTGCAAGACTTCCACCTGGCTGCAATTGATGTGCAGCAAGGTCGTGGCTCGGTATTCAATTCGCACTCCCTGTCTTTCGGTGCCCGTATTGCCCGTAACGACATTGCTACCGTCTTCAATGGCGAGCGCTGCGAAACTTTGTTCAATGGTTTGTACTTTGTAGACGGTCGCCGTCACGTCGACCACAACACCGTCATTGATCACGCTCAGCCCAACTGCCAAAGCCGTGAGTTCTACCGCGGTATTCTGGCCGACACCGCCCGCGGTGTATTCAGCGGTCGTGTATTGGTCGGCAAGGGCGCGGATGGTACGGATTCGGTACAGCGTTCGGACAGCTTGCTCTTGTCCAAGATGGCTCGTGCAGACTCCCGCCCCGAGCTGGAAATCTACGCTGACGACGTCAAGTGTGCACACGGTGCCACGGTGGGTCAGCTGGATGCAGACAGCCTGTTCTACCTGCGCTCGCGCGGTATGACCATGGAAGATGCACGCAATATGCTGATCTACGCATTTGCCGCCCAGTCCCTGGAGCGCATTGCGTCCGAGAGCCTGCGTAGCCGTGCCACAGTCGGTATTAATGCTTTGTTGCCTGGCGGTCTTGCCCTTGGAGATCTTGCATGA